A genomic stretch from Roseovarius nanhaiticus includes:
- a CDS encoding glycosyltransferase family 2 protein: MTKTITWGLVSTIKAPAEAILNFAAYHLELGAHRLHIYLDEDCPKARRALRAHPNCRVTVTDEAYWAKRRQRPVKHQARQTANATRAYRRDPGVDWLGHIDVDEFLMPGDVSLAAQLAALAPDIRTARIRPIEALAQPGGGAPQWFKGCHPRQGPRNIETENIYPTYGALLNGGFLSHVAGKIFVRTGSEEVSLRIHNAFGAAGRLPNDVDLDGTRLCHLHAPSYDAWQRAYRYRLAAGSYRPDLQGPSSVPTTMNALFTAIEEDGGEEALRRFYDEVCTATPELRARLEAHGHLHRIDLNLDAARTRVFPQAG; encoded by the coding sequence ATGACCAAAACGATCACATGGGGCCTCGTGTCGACCATCAAGGCGCCCGCCGAAGCGATCCTGAACTTTGCCGCCTATCATTTGGAGCTGGGCGCGCACCGCCTGCACATCTATCTGGACGAGGATTGCCCCAAGGCCCGCCGCGCCCTGCGCGCCCATCCGAATTGCCGCGTGACCGTCACCGATGAGGCCTATTGGGCCAAGCGTCGCCAGCGCCCGGTCAAGCATCAGGCCCGGCAGACCGCGAATGCCACCCGCGCCTATCGCCGCGATCCGGGTGTCGATTGGCTCGGCCATATCGACGTGGACGAATTTCTGATGCCCGGCGACGTGTCGCTAGCCGCCCAGCTGGCCGCGCTTGCCCCCGACATCCGCACCGCGCGCATCCGCCCTATCGAGGCGCTGGCCCAGCCCGGCGGTGGCGCGCCCCAATGGTTCAAGGGTTGCCACCCGCGCCAAGGCCCCCGCAACATCGAGACCGAAAACATCTACCCCACCTACGGCGCGCTACTCAATGGCGGCTTTCTCAGCCACGTCGCGGGCAAGATTTTCGTGCGCACCGGATCCGAGGAGGTCAGCCTGCGCATTCACAACGCCTTCGGCGCCGCTGGCCGCTTGCCCAATGATGTCGATCTGGATGGCACGCGCCTGTGCCACCTGCACGCGCCCAGTTATGATGCGTGGCAGCGCGCCTATCGCTACCGTCTTGCCGCAGGCTCCTACCGGCCCGACCTGCAAGGACCGTCCAGCGTACCGACAACGATGAACGCGCTCTTCACCGCGATCGAAGAGGATGGCGGCGAAGAGGCGCTGCGCCGCTTTTATGACGAGGTCTGCACCGCTACGCCTGAGCTGCGCGCCCGGCTGGAGGCGCACGGCCATCTGCACCGGATCGACCTAAATCTCGACGCCGCGCGGACGCGGGTTTTTCCGCAAGCAGGCTAG
- a CDS encoding BolA family protein — MGLQATDIEAMIREAFPDAEVHVQGDDGVHFSAEVVDASFAGMNRVQQQRAVYAALKGKMDGSTGELHALGLTTRAPG, encoded by the coding sequence ATGGGCCTGCAAGCCACCGATATCGAGGCAATGATCCGCGAGGCATTTCCGGACGCCGAAGTTCACGTTCAAGGCGATGATGGCGTGCATTTCTCGGCCGAGGTTGTTGACGCGTCCTTTGCCGGCATGAACCGCGTTCAACAGCAGCGGGCGGTCTACGCTGCCCTCAAAGGCAAGATGGACGGATCAACCGGCGAGCTGCACGCACTGGGCCTGACCACACGCGCGCCGGGCTGA
- the grxD gene encoding Grx4 family monothiol glutaredoxin — translation MTDAKTRIDETVKASDVVLFMKGTKEQPQCGFSSRVAGVLNFMGVEYSDVNVLADEDIRQGIKDYSDWPTIPQLYVKGEFVGGCDIITEMTLSGELDTLLEQQGVGYDKAAADKIREANG, via the coding sequence ATGACCGACGCAAAGACCCGTATCGACGAGACCGTCAAGGCATCCGACGTGGTGCTTTTCATGAAGGGCACCAAGGAGCAGCCGCAATGCGGGTTTTCCAGCCGCGTGGCGGGAGTGCTCAACTTCATGGGCGTTGAATATAGCGACGTAAACGTACTGGCGGACGAGGATATTCGCCAGGGTATCAAGGATTATTCCGACTGGCCGACCATCCCGCAGCTCTACGTCAAGGGCGAATTTGTCGGCGGCTGCGACATCATCACCGAGATGACCCTCTCGGGCGAGCTTGATACGCTGCTGGAACAGCAGGGCGTTGGCTATGACAAGGCGGCGGCGGACAAGATCCGCGAAGCCAACGGCTGA
- a CDS encoding DUF1638 domain-containing protein has translation MMSDTAPSSIADLPADTVLTEEGLQVEDARGTILIIACGALAREILALIRLNGWNHMTLVCLPAKLHLYPEQITEAVEEAVAKHRTRFDSIFVAYADCGTGGLLKAKCDELGIEMIAGPHCYSFFEGNDAFGQHEDEITAFYLTDFLVKQFDAFVWRPMGLDRHPQLRDMIFGNYTKLVYQAQTEDPALYAKAEDCARRLGLAFEYRHTGYGDLASALANAAKE, from the coding sequence ATGATGTCCGATACCGCACCTTCTTCCATAGCCGATCTGCCGGCCGATACGGTCCTGACCGAAGAAGGCCTGCAGGTCGAGGACGCGCGCGGCACGATCCTCATCATCGCCTGCGGTGCGCTGGCGCGCGAGATCCTCGCGCTGATCCGCCTCAATGGCTGGAATCACATGACCCTCGTCTGCCTCCCGGCCAAGCTGCACCTCTATCCCGAGCAGATCACCGAAGCGGTCGAAGAGGCCGTGGCCAAGCATCGCACCCGTTTCGACAGCATCTTCGTTGCCTATGCCGATTGCGGCACAGGCGGATTGCTCAAGGCGAAATGCGACGAGCTGGGCATCGAGATGATCGCAGGCCCTCATTGCTACAGCTTTTTCGAGGGCAACGATGCCTTCGGGCAGCATGAAGACGAGATCACGGCCTTCTATCTGACCGACTTTCTCGTCAAACAGTTCGACGCCTTCGTCTGGCGCCCGATGGGCCTCGATCGTCACCCACAGCTGCGCGACATGATCTTCGGCAATTACACCAAGCTGGTCTACCAGGCCCAGACCGAAGACCCGGCGCTCTATGCCAAAGCCGAAGATTGCGCGCGCCGGCTTGGCCTCGCGTTTGAGTATCGCCATACCGGCTACGGTGATCTCGCAAGCGCGTTGGCGAACGCCGCAAAAGAATAG
- a CDS encoding corrinoid protein gives MSEDQDDIILADLDDDELVQQMFDDLYDGLKEEIEEGVNILLERGWTPYDILTKALVGGMTIVGKDFRDGILFVPEVLLAANAMKGGMFILKPLLAETGAPRVGKMVIGTVKGDIHDIGKNLVSMMMEGAGFEVVDLGINNPVENYLNALETEGPDILGMSALLTTTMPYMKVVIDTMIEQGIRDDYIVLVGGAPLNEEFGKAIGADAYCRDAAVAVETAKEFVLRKHNQGATA, from the coding sequence ATGTCCGAAGACCAAGACGACATCATCCTTGCGGACCTGGACGACGACGAGCTTGTCCAGCAGATGTTCGACGACCTTTACGACGGCCTCAAGGAAGAGATTGAGGAAGGGGTCAACATCCTGCTCGAGCGTGGCTGGACCCCCTATGACATCCTGACCAAGGCTCTCGTCGGCGGCATGACCATCGTGGGCAAGGACTTCCGCGACGGTATCCTTTTTGTCCCCGAAGTTCTGCTGGCCGCCAACGCGATGAAGGGCGGCATGTTCATCCTCAAGCCGCTTCTGGCCGAGACAGGCGCACCCCGCGTCGGCAAGATGGTGATCGGCACGGTCAAGGGCGACATTCACGACATCGGCAAGAACCTCGTCAGCATGATGATGGAAGGCGCCGGGTTCGAGGTGGTCGATCTGGGCATCAACAACCCCGTCGAGAACTATTTGAACGCGCTCGAAACCGAAGGCCCGGACATCCTCGGCATGTCCGCCCTTCTGACCACGACGATGCCCTACATGAAGGTCGTGATTGATACGATGATCGAACAGGGCATCCGCGACGACTACATTGTGCTGGTCGGCGGCGCACCGCTGAACGAGGAATTCGGCAAAGCCATCGGCGCAGACGCCTATTGCCGCGACGCGGCCGTCGCGGTCGAGACAGCCAAGGAATTCGTGCTGCGCAAGCATAACCAGGGCGCGACCGCCTGA
- a CDS encoding PA0069 family radical SAM protein encodes MSHHQTFPFCMERPARGAVSNDAGRFERHARRYEADGWEVQEAAPLRTQTTLEVPRRVISYNRSPDLPFDRSINPYRGCEHGCIYCFARPTHAWLGLSAGLDFETRLVARPEAPDVLARELRHRAYTPRTIAIGTNTDPYQPIEKVHGIMRKCLEVLRDFRHPVAIVTKGTLIERDIDILSDMARQGLVRVGISVTSLDADLSRKLEPRAPTPHRRLATIRALSEAGIEVRLMTSPIIPGLTDHEVEALLKAGRDAGAIAASWVMLRLPLEVAPLFREWLETHYPDRAARVMGHVRGMQGGKDYDSTFGTRMRGTGPYAEMIAQRFEAGLRRYGHARKLPDLRCDRFKAPARAGDQMSLF; translated from the coding sequence ATGAGCCACCATCAGACCTTTCCCTTCTGCATGGAGCGCCCCGCGCGGGGCGCGGTGTCCAACGATGCGGGCCGGTTCGAGCGCCATGCGCGCCGCTATGAAGCGGATGGCTGGGAGGTGCAGGAGGCGGCGCCACTGCGCACCCAGACCACGCTGGAAGTGCCGCGCCGGGTGATCAGTTACAACCGATCGCCGGATCTGCCCTTCGATCGGTCGATCAATCCCTACCGCGGTTGCGAGCATGGATGCATCTACTGTTTTGCGCGCCCGACCCACGCGTGGCTGGGCCTGTCTGCCGGGCTGGATTTCGAAACGCGCCTGGTTGCGCGGCCAGAGGCGCCCGACGTTCTGGCGCGCGAGCTGCGCCACCGCGCCTATACGCCGCGCACCATCGCCATTGGAACCAATACCGATCCCTACCAGCCCATTGAAAAGGTGCATGGGATCATGCGCAAATGCCTTGAGGTGCTGCGAGACTTTCGCCATCCGGTCGCCATCGTGACGAAGGGCACACTCATCGAGCGGGATATAGACATCCTGTCGGACATGGCGCGGCAAGGTCTGGTGCGGGTCGGAATTTCGGTCACCTCGCTCGATGCGGATCTGTCGCGCAAGCTGGAGCCGCGCGCGCCCACGCCGCATCGGCGGCTGGCGACGATCCGCGCGCTCAGCGAGGCGGGGATCGAGGTGCGGCTGATGACATCCCCCATCATTCCGGGACTCACGGATCACGAGGTCGAGGCGCTGTTGAAGGCCGGCCGCGATGCGGGCGCGATTGCCGCCAGCTGGGTGATGCTGCGCCTGCCGCTGGAGGTGGCGCCGCTTTTTCGGGAATGGCTGGAGACGCATTATCCAGACCGCGCGGCGCGCGTCATGGGGCATGTTCGCGGTATGCAGGGCGGCAAGGATTACGACAGCACCTTCGGCACACGCATGCGCGGAACAGGGCCCTATGCCGAGATGATCGCGCAGAGGTTCGAGGCCGGGCTACGGCGCTATGGACACGCGCGCAAGTTGCCGGATCTGCGCTGTGATCGCTTCAAGGCGCCAGCGCGCGCCGGGGACCAAATGTCGCTGTTTTAG
- the bmt gene encoding betaine--homocysteine S-methyltransferase: protein MSNALSKMMSQRDWILADGATGTNLFNMGLESGDAPEFWNETHPDRITKLYKMAVDAGSDLFLTNSFGGNASRLKLHGAQKRARELSRMSAEIGREVADTAGRDVIVAGSVGPTGEIMAPMGTLTHEIAVEMFHEQAEGLKEGGADVLWLETISAPEEYKAAAEAFKLADMPWCGTMSFDTAGRTMMGMTSSDMADMVETLDYKPLAYGANCGVGSSDLLRTVLGFVAQGTERPVIAKGNAGIPKFHDGHIHYDGTPALMAEYACLARDAGATIIGGCCGTMAEHLSAMRVALETRPKGPRPTLDQITEALGGFSSAIDGTGDDAPAPRRTRRRGG from the coding sequence ATGAGCAACGCACTTTCCAAGATGATGTCGCAGCGCGACTGGATCCTGGCCGATGGCGCCACGGGCACCAACCTTTTCAATATGGGCCTCGAGTCCGGAGACGCGCCCGAATTCTGGAATGAGACGCACCCGGACCGCATCACCAAGCTCTACAAGATGGCCGTCGATGCGGGCAGCGATCTCTTCTTGACCAACAGCTTTGGCGGCAATGCCTCGCGGCTGAAACTGCACGGCGCACAAAAGCGTGCGCGTGAATTGTCGCGGATGTCTGCCGAAATTGGCCGCGAAGTCGCCGACACGGCAGGCCGCGACGTGATCGTCGCGGGCTCGGTCGGGCCCACGGGCGAGATCATGGCTCCGATGGGTACGCTGACCCACGAGATTGCGGTCGAGATGTTCCACGAGCAGGCCGAAGGCCTGAAGGAAGGCGGCGCGGACGTGCTCTGGCTGGAAACCATTTCCGCCCCCGAGGAATACAAGGCCGCCGCCGAGGCGTTCAAACTGGCGGATATGCCGTGGTGCGGCACGATGAGCTTCGACACCGCCGGGCGCACGATGATGGGCATGACGTCGTCCGATATGGCCGACATGGTCGAAACGCTGGACTACAAGCCGCTCGCCTATGGCGCCAATTGCGGCGTCGGCTCGTCAGATCTTTTGCGCACGGTTCTCGGCTTTGTCGCACAAGGCACCGAGCGCCCCGTGATCGCCAAGGGCAATGCCGGCATCCCGAAATTTCACGATGGGCACATCCATTATGATGGCACGCCCGCGTTGATGGCTGAATACGCGTGCCTCGCGCGCGACGCGGGCGCCACGATTATCGGCGGTTGCTGCGGCACGATGGCCGAGCATTTGTCGGCAATGCGCGTTGCGCTCGAGACGCGCCCCAAGGGCCCGCGCCCGACGCTTGATCAGATCACAGAGGCCCTGGGCGGATTTTCCTCGGCCATCGACGGCACCGGCGACGACGCCCCTGCTCCGCGCCGGACACGCCGCCGGGGCGGCTGA
- a CDS encoding DUF1476 domain-containing protein, with amino-acid sequence MSTFKDRENAFENKYAHDEEMKFKAEARCNKLLGQWAADLMGKTGDEVDAYVREVIKADFEEAGFEDVIRKVAADLGDKADADTIRAKRAELMAAAKAQLVAEN; translated from the coding sequence ATGAGCACGTTCAAAGACCGCGAAAACGCATTCGAGAATAAATATGCACATGACGAGGAAATGAAGTTCAAGGCAGAGGCGCGCTGCAACAAGCTGCTGGGCCAGTGGGCTGCAGACCTCATGGGCAAGACCGGCGATGAGGTGGATGCCTATGTGCGCGAGGTCATCAAGGCCGATTTCGAAGAGGCCGGGTTTGAGGACGTGATCCGCAAAGTTGCCGCCGATCTGGGTGACAAGGCCGATGCCGACACGATCCGCGCCAAACGCGCCGAGCTGATGGCCGCCGCCAAGGCGCAGCTGGTCGCCGAAAACTGA
- the purC gene encoding phosphoribosylaminoimidazolesuccinocarboxamide synthase, with protein sequence MARRKKIYEGKAKTLYEGPEPGTIVQYFKDDATAFNAEKKAVIEGKGVLNNILSEYFMTGLNNIGVPTHFMKRLNMREQLVRAVEIIPLEVIVRNYAAGTMAKRLGLEEGAQLPRPIVEYCLKDDKLGDPLVTEEHIAAFGWASQQDLDDMLSLALRVNDFMAGVMYGVGIKLIDFKIEIGRVYDGDFQRLIVADEISPDSCRLWDIETGQKLDKDVFRRDLGSLTDAYTEVAKRLGVLPKGATPMARPTLIN encoded by the coding sequence ATGGCACGTCGCAAAAAGATCTACGAAGGCAAGGCCAAGACCCTTTATGAGGGCCCAGAGCCGGGCACGATCGTCCAGTATTTCAAGGACGACGCGACCGCCTTCAACGCCGAGAAGAAGGCCGTGATCGAGGGCAAGGGTGTACTGAACAACATCCTCTCCGAGTATTTCATGACCGGCCTCAACAATATCGGCGTGCCGACCCATTTCATGAAGCGCCTCAACATGCGCGAGCAGTTGGTGCGCGCGGTCGAGATCATTCCGCTGGAAGTCATCGTGCGCAACTACGCCGCTGGGACCATGGCCAAGCGCCTCGGTCTCGAGGAGGGCGCGCAACTGCCGCGCCCCATCGTCGAATACTGCCTCAAAGACGACAAGCTGGGCGATCCGCTGGTCACCGAAGAGCATATCGCCGCCTTCGGCTGGGCCAGCCAGCAGGATCTCGATGACATGCTCAGCCTCGCCCTGCGGGTCAATGACTTCATGGCGGGCGTCATGTACGGCGTCGGGATCAAGCTGATCGATTTCAAGATCGAGATTGGCCGCGTCTATGACGGCGATTTCCAGCGCCTCATCGTCGCCGATGAGATCAGCCCCGATAGCTGCCGCCTGTGGGATATCGAAACCGGCCAAAAGCTGGACAAGGACGTTTTCCGCCGCGATCTGGGCAGTCTGACCGATGCCTACACCGAAGTGGCCAAGCGCCTCGGCGTGCTGCCCAAGGGCGCGACGCCTATGGCGCGTCCTACACTGATCAACTGA
- the purS gene encoding phosphoribosylformylglycinamidine synthase subunit PurS: MKARVHIMLKTGVLDPQGEAVRHALGSLGFDGVNAVRQGKVIELDLADGTDEATVNEMCERLLANTVIESYKVEIL, encoded by the coding sequence ATGAAAGCCCGCGTTCACATCATGCTCAAGACCGGTGTTCTCGACCCTCAGGGCGAGGCGGTGCGCCACGCTTTGGGCAGCCTCGGCTTTGACGGCGTCAATGCCGTGCGCCAAGGCAAGGTGATCGAGTTGGATCTGGCCGATGGTACCGATGAGGCCACGGTGAACGAAATGTGCGAACGCCTTTTGGCGAACACCGTCATCGAAAGCTACAAGGTGGAGATCCTCTGA
- the purQ gene encoding phosphoribosylformylglycinamidine synthase subunit PurQ produces MHAAVVVFPGSNCDRDLAVAFERAGARVTMVWHKDTSMPEGVDIIGVPGGFSFGDYLRCGAIAANSPICQSVKVHADKGGYVLGVCNGFQILTETRVLPGTLLRNAGLKYICRAVPLTVSTADSPFTCGYEAGQTITVPIAHHDGNYHADAETLAALKAEDRVAFRYGANPNGSADDIAGILSENRRVLGMMPHPERMSEAAHGGTDGAAMFTGLVRQLENA; encoded by the coding sequence ATGCACGCTGCCGTCGTCGTCTTCCCCGGATCGAACTGTGACCGGGACTTGGCCGTGGCGTTCGAGCGGGCCGGCGCGCGCGTCACCATGGTCTGGCACAAGGACACGTCGATGCCCGAGGGCGTCGACATCATCGGCGTGCCGGGCGGCTTTTCGTTCGGCGACTACCTGCGCTGCGGTGCGATCGCGGCCAATTCGCCCATTTGCCAATCGGTCAAGGTGCATGCGGACAAGGGCGGTTATGTGCTGGGTGTCTGCAACGGCTTTCAGATCCTGACCGAAACGCGCGTTCTGCCCGGCACGCTTCTGCGCAATGCGGGGCTGAAATACATCTGCCGCGCCGTGCCGCTGACCGTCTCGACCGCCGACAGCCCGTTTACCTGCGGCTACGAGGCGGGGCAGACCATCACGGTGCCCATCGCGCATCACGACGGCAATTACCACGCCGATGCCGAAACGCTGGCCGCCCTCAAGGCCGAGGACCGCGTGGCCTTCCGCTATGGCGCCAACCCCAACGGATCGGCCGATGATATCGCGGGCATCCTGTCGGAAAACCGCCGCGTTCTGGGCATGATGCCCCACCCCGAGCGGATGTCCGAGGCCGCCCATGGCGGAACGGATGGCGCGGCGATGTTCACGGGTCTGGTACGGCAGCTGGAAAACGCCTGA
- a CDS encoding sensor histidine kinase, which translates to MSDRDPKSPAKGSQRPLPPQADTRPTSWRVRIALLILTAIAIATVYVTNQLLTERFTQNTRNRAELRLVLYSGNLLSELRQNAIVPQLLARDPALISALNSSNYSQSTQRLISFVDEIGAASLTLLDKDGRTVASTDRNSLGESHRSMPYFVDATRSKDTVFTLIQDETGRFDFYYSRRVESQGSLIGVIMVAVDLHKYERAWAGITDAVIVTDTEGRIILSTEPRWRGLTEAQALAEQPVSSAFERAIQATADWTLLPADAYLSGEAVMRVEGRVAFRGWRIANFTTFDSVREKVNGVLALEIMGFAILLALAFYFLSRKTAVRMALFQRESAELRQLNLRLQREIAERERVQENLAVAEQTLAQSSKLAALGEMSAAVSHELNQPLAAMKTYLAGARLLLTRNRPDETMSSFQRIDDLIERMGAITRQLKSYARHSGDTFEPVNIGDALAASLSMMEPQLRQRRVTINRTLPDEPVMVMGDRVRIEQVMINLLRNALDATQTVDEAQIDIVLAAGSMAVLTVRDNGHGIKDFDKMFEPFHTTKQPGEGVGLGLAISSGIVNDLGGRLTARDAAAGGAVFEMRLPILTEQTRAAE; encoded by the coding sequence ATGAGTGACCGCGATCCCAAATCGCCCGCCAAGGGCAGCCAGCGGCCTTTGCCGCCGCAGGCGGACACCCGCCCCACAAGTTGGCGGGTGCGCATCGCGCTGCTCATCCTGACGGCCATTGCCATCGCAACCGTATACGTCACGAACCAGCTGCTGACTGAGCGGTTCACGCAGAACACCCGCAACCGGGCGGAACTGCGTCTGGTGCTCTATTCGGGCAACCTGCTGAGCGAGCTGCGCCAGAACGCCATCGTGCCGCAACTTCTGGCGCGCGATCCGGCGCTGATCTCGGCGCTGAATTCCAGCAATTATTCGCAATCTACGCAGCGCCTGATTTCCTTCGTGGATGAAATCGGCGCCGCTTCGCTGACCTTGCTGGACAAGGACGGGCGCACCGTCGCGTCCACGGACCGCAATTCGCTGGGCGAAAGCCATCGGTCGATGCCTTATTTCGTGGATGCCACCCGGTCAAAAGATACGGTTTTCACCCTGATCCAGGACGAGACGGGCCGGTTCGACTTCTACTATTCGCGCCGTGTCGAAAGCCAGGGCAGTCTGATCGGCGTCATCATGGTCGCTGTCGATCTGCACAAATACGAACGCGCCTGGGCGGGCATTACCGATGCGGTGATCGTGACCGATACCGAAGGCCGCATCATCCTGTCGACCGAGCCGCGCTGGCGCGGCCTGACCGAGGCGCAGGCCCTGGCCGAGCAGCCGGTCAGCAGTGCGTTCGAGCGCGCGATCCAGGCCACCGCCGACTGGACACTTCTGCCTGCCGACGCCTATCTCAGCGGCGAGGCGGTGATGCGCGTCGAGGGGCGCGTGGCCTTTCGTGGCTGGCGCATCGCCAATTTCACAACCTTTGATTCGGTACGCGAGAAGGTGAATGGCGTCCTCGCGCTCGAAATCATGGGCTTCGCGATTCTGCTGGCGCTGGCCTTCTACTTTCTCAGCCGCAAGACGGCGGTGCGCATGGCGCTCTTTCAGCGCGAGTCGGCAGAGCTTCGCCAGTTGAACCTGCGTTTGCAGCGGGAAATCGCCGAGCGCGAAAGGGTGCAGGAGAACCTTGCCGTGGCCGAGCAGACGCTGGCGCAAAGCTCGAAACTGGCCGCGCTGGGCGAGATGTCGGCGGCCGTCAGCCACGAGTTGAACCAGCCGCTGGCGGCGATGAAGACCTACCTTGCCGGCGCGCGCCTCTTGCTGACGCGCAATCGCCCGGACGAGACGATGTCCTCCTTTCAACGCATCGACGATCTGATCGAGCGGATGGGCGCCATCACGCGGCAACTGAAATCATATGCGCGTCATTCGGGCGATACGTTCGAGCCAGTAAATATAGGCGATGCACTGGCTGCGTCCTTGTCGATGATGGAGCCGCAGCTGCGCCAGCGGCGCGTCACGATCAACCGCACCTTGCCGGACGAGCCTGTGATGGTGATGGGCGACCGCGTGCGCATCGAACAGGTGATGATCAATTTGTTGCGCAACGCGCTTGATGCCACGCAAACGGTCGACGAGGCGCAGATCGATATCGTGTTGGCGGCGGGCAGCATGGCGGTGCTGACCGTCCGTGACAACGGCCACGGCATCAAGGATTTCGACAAGATGTTCGAGCCCTTCCACACCACCAAGCAGCCGGGCGAGGGCGTCGGGCTGGGGCTTGCCATTTCCTCGGGGATCGTCAACGACCTAGGGGGAAGACTGACCGCGCGTGACGCGGCGGCGGGGGGGGCTGTATTTGAGATGCGCCTGCCCATATTGACTGAACAAACGCGTGCAGCGGAGTGA
- a CDS encoding sigma-54-dependent transcriptional regulator: MANAMKIAIVDDEKDMRQSISQWLALSGYDTETFACAEDALKALGPDYPGIVVSDIRMPGMDGMQFLKKLMGTDSTLPVIMITGHGDVPMAVEAMRVGAYDFLEKPFNPDRMTELAKKATHARRLTLDNRALRRELSDGGQLMKKLIGSSPVMERLKEDILDLGQADGHVLIDGETGTGKTLVAHALHAVGARAGKKFVLVSCAAYEQDQLSKRLFGPMNPEDSRLPAVEEARGGTLVLEDIEALSDSLQARLLTWLNEEGTPPETRLVAISNLQDEGKTSEDALRPDLFYRLASLRITVPPLRQRGEDILTLFTRFSDQFADDYGCDAPQVSAQEAAQLLQAPWPGNVRQLFNVAERAVLQSRRGSGTIVSLLMSDHQDMQPVMTTEGKPLKEYVEAFERMLIDNTMRRHKGSIAAVMDELCLPRRTLNEKMAKYNLQRSDYL, encoded by the coding sequence ATGGCTAATGCGATGAAGATTGCGATCGTCGATGACGAGAAGGACATGCGCCAGTCGATCAGCCAATGGCTGGCGCTTTCGGGATACGACACCGAGACGTTCGCCTGCGCCGAGGACGCGCTGAAGGCGCTGGGGCCCGATTATCCCGGCATCGTGGTCAGTGACATCCGCATGCCAGGCATGGATGGGATGCAGTTCCTGAAAAAGCTGATGGGCACCGACAGCACATTGCCCGTCATCATGATCACCGGCCATGGCGATGTGCCGATGGCGGTCGAGGCGATGCGCGTCGGCGCCTATGATTTTCTGGAAAAGCCGTTCAATCCTGACCGCATGACCGAGCTGGCCAAGAAGGCGACCCATGCGCGTCGCCTGACGCTCGACAACCGCGCGCTGCGGCGCGAGCTGTCTGATGGCGGGCAGCTGATGAAGAAGCTGATCGGCTCCAGCCCTGTGATGGAACGGCTCAAGGAGGACATCCTCGATCTCGGGCAGGCGGACGGCCACGTCCTGATCGATGGCGAGACGGGGACAGGCAAGACGCTGGTCGCCCATGCCCTACATGCTGTCGGCGCGCGCGCGGGCAAGAAATTCGTCCTCGTCTCCTGCGCGGCCTATGAGCAGGACCAGCTCTCCAAGCGCCTTTTTGGCCCGATGAACCCCGAGGACAGCCGCCTGCCGGCCGTCGAGGAGGCACGCGGTGGCACTCTGGTGCTCGAGGATATCGAGGCGCTCAGCGACAGCTTGCAGGCCCGCCTGCTGACTTGGCTGAACGAAGAGGGCACACCGCCCGAGACGCGGCTGGTCGCCATCTCGAACCTGCAGGACGAGGGCAAGACATCCGAGGATGCGCTGCGCCCGGATCTTTTCTATCGCCTCGCCAGTCTCAGGATCACCGTGCCGCCGCTGCGCCAGCGTGGCGAGGATATCCTGACACTCTTCACCCGCTTTTCCGACCAGTTCGCCGATGACTACGGCTGCGACGCGCCGCAGGTCAGCGCACAGGAGGCGGCACAGCTTTTGCAGGCGCCGTGGCCCGGTAATGTGCGCCAGCTATTCAACGTGGCCGAGCGGGCGGTGCTGCAGTCGCGGCGCGGCTCGGGCACCATCGTGTCGCTGTTGATGAGCGATCATCAGGACATGCAGCCGGTCATGACGACCGAAGGCAAGCCGCTCAAGGAATATGTCGAGGCGTTCGAGCGGATGCTGATCGACAACACGATGCGCCGCCACAAGGGCAGCATCGCCGCCGTCATGGACGAGCTGTGCTTGCCGCGCCGCACTCTGAATGAAAAGATGGCCAAGTATAATCTGCAAAGATCCGATTATCTTTGA